The Mucilaginibacter rubeus genomic interval AAATTGTACAGAGCGGATTTGCAAATAGGGGATTGCTTCGTACCTCGCAATGACGCTGTTTAAGATTGCTTTAACAAAAAATAAACAATGAAAAAACTGATCTATATACTGGTAACCTGCTTTATAGCAATGAGCTTTGTCGCCCATGCGCAGCAAACTACCGATGCCATGTACAGGAAAACGCTGAAGGAGGTGCTTGATGAAGTGCAGGACAAATACCATGTAAAGATCAAATACACTGCCGCCCAGGTTGATGGTAAATGGGTTAACTACGCGCAATGGCGTTTCAGGCCCAATGTGGATACCACGCTGGCCAATATCCTTACCCCGCTCGATCTGAAAGTGAATAAAGAGGCTCCCGGCAGGTATAAGCTCAAAGAATATGAATACTTCCGCTGGGCGATAAGCGACGGCTGGAAAGAGCTTGACAGGATAGCCGCCCAGTACCACGATCGTGATACCTGGGAACAACGCAAGGCCATACTAAAGCCCGAGCTTTACAAAGCTTTGGAATTATCACCTTTGCCTGCCAAGCCTGCATCAAAACCAATCATTACCTCTAAAAGAACCTTTGATGGTTATACGGTTGAGAATATCGCTATTGAAATACTGCCGGGCTTGTACATCAATGGTTCGCTGTACAAACCGTTAAAAATTAAGGGTAAAATACCGGTGATACTGAGTCCTGACGGACACTGGGAGCATCAGCGTTACCGTGCCGATTGCCAGATCCGTTGTGCGTCGCTGGCGCGGATGGGGGCGATGGCCTACAGTTATGATCTTTTTGCCTGGGGCGAATCCTTGCTGCAATTTAAAGACGAAGATCATCGCCGTAGTCTGGCACAAACCATTCAGGCACTTGGCGCTATCCGGATATTGGATTATGTGCTTTCACTTAAAGAAACCGACTCTGAACGGGTAGGCATCAGCGGCGGTTCGGGTGGCGGCAGTCATACCGTTTTAATGACAGCCCTGGATGACCGGATCAAATTGAGCGCCCCGGTGGTGTCGGTGTCATCTTATTTTTATGGGGGATGCCCTTGCGAAAGCGGCATGCCTATCCATCAATGCGGCAACGGAACCGATAATGTAGAACTGGCCGCTATGGCAGCGCCAAGACCTCAATTGCTGATCTCGGACGGGCAGGACTGGACAGCCAATATGCCTGAACATGATTTTCCATACCTCCAAAAAATGTACGGTTATTACGGCGTTGCAGATAAAGTAGAGAATGTACACCTGCCCAACGAAGGGCATGATTTCGGGCCATCAAAAAGGGCAGCGTTGTATGCTTTCGTAGCTAAAAACTTCCGGTTAGATCTTAATAAGATCAAAGACGGCAGCGGCAATTTCGATGACAAAAAGGTCACAATACAAAAAGAACCTGCCATGTATGTATTTGGTGATAAAGGCGAAAACCTCCCGGCCAATGCCATAAAAGGATTTGATCAGTTAGAGAAAGTATTTGCGCAGTCAATAAAAAAATAAGATATGAAATACAGGTTGATATCAGGTTTTTGGATAGGGTTAATGGTTTGCGCCTTTGACTTGCCGTCGGTTGCTCAAACCACCTCAAAACAGCGTTATAAAGTTGCGGTGGTTGATTTGATGATCCTTAAACGGCAAAAGCCGGGTGCCTTTCAGTTGGCTAAAGACATCGGTGCTGATGGGGTTGAAGTTGATATGGGCGGCCTTGGCGACCGGGAAACTTTTGATAACCAACTGGCCAATGATTCGATCAGAAAAGTGTTTTTGAGCAAGGCGAAAGAGCTGAATCTCGAAATCCCATCTATAGGCATGACCGGCTTCTTCGCCCAATCATTTGCCGAACGGCCAACAGCAATTAAAGCCGTTACCGATGGTGTCAAGACCATGAAGCAAATGGGTGTTAAAGTTGGCTTTTTGCCTATGGGCGTAAAAGGCGACCTGGTGAAATTTCCTGAATTGCGACCGAATATAGTTTCCCGCCTGAAAGAGGTAGGCAAGATAGCCGAAAAAGCGGGTGTGGTAATTGGTATTGAAACGGCGTTAGATGCCAAGGGCGAGTTGCAGCTCTTGAAAGATATAGGCTCGCCGGCTATCAAAAGCTATTTCAATTTTGAAAACGCCATCAGGAACGGTCGCGATCTGGATAAGGAGTTGAAAATATTGGGTAAAACCAACATTATTCAAATCCATTGCACCAATGACGATGGCGTTTGGCTGCAAAATGATCCTAAAATCAACATGGAGCATGTAAAAGCCACTTTAGACAAAATGGGCTGGTCGGGTTGGTTGGTGATTGAACGATCGCGCGATGCAAAAGACCCGCATAACGTGAAGTGGAATTTCAGCGCGAACACCACCTATGTAAAATCAATTTTTCAGGCTAATTAATAAAACGTAAATGAGCATCCGCCGCATCATTGTTTTGGTATTTCTGTTAAATGTTATTTTGACAGGCAGCCTTTTTGCGGCCGAAATCTGGGTATCACCCCAGGGTTCAGATACCAACACCGGTACCCGAGAACAGCCGCTGGCCACCGTAGTCATGGCCATAAGGAAAGCCCGTGAACTGAGGCGCTTAAATGACGCGTCGGTAAAAGGCGGCATTTATATCAGGGTAGCTGCCGGAGTTTACTATTTAAATGAGCCGTTATTTATTCGCCCGGAAGATTCGGGTACTGCCGATAGCCCGACCGTTATTGAGGGCGAGGGCATTGGTAAAGCTATTTTAAGCGGCGGTATCAAAGTAAATGGTTGGCATAAAGTAAACAACAAAATCCCCGGCTTGCCTGCGGAAGCCAAAGGTAAAGTTTGGGTTGCCGATGGCCCCGTAATCGGCGATGAGCCAGTGCAATTCAGGCAGCTTTGGGTGAACAACGAAAAGGCTGTTCGTGCCCGGGATACCGAAGCGCCATTGATGAACCGCATCCTTTCCTGGGATCATAAAACTCAGACTTGCGTAATTCCATGGTCGGCTTCGGTAGATACCTCTCATCTCAAGGGGATGGATATGTTTATTCACCAGTGGTGGGCCATTGCCATTTTACGGGTTAAGGCTGTTAAAGCGATGGGTGATAGCGCCCGCTTATCATTTTATCAGCCCGAAAGCCGTATCCAGTCAGAGCACCCCTGGCCCGCGCCCTGGATCTCCAAAAAAACAGGTAATTCAGCTTTTTATCTCAGCAATGCTATCAGCTTTTTAAATAAGCCCGGCGAATGGTACCATGACCGCAGGACTAACAAAATTTACTACATCTCCCGCAAGGGAGAAGATCTGCAAACGGCCACGGCAACAGTCCCTCAATTGGAAACCCTGGTTAAAATGCAGGGGACTATTGATAACCCGGTTAATTACGTCAGCTTTAAAAATCTCAGTTTTGAACATAGTAGCTGGCTTCGCCCTTCAAAAGAAGGCTTGGTACCGCACCAGGCGGGAATGTATATGCTGGACGCCTACAAGCTGAAGATCCCCGGAACACCGGATAAGAAAGGACTGGAAAACCAGGCATGGGTAGGCCGGCCAAAGGCTGCCGTGGAGGTGGCTTACGCTTCGCATATCAACTTCGATGGTTGTGGTTTTGAACACATGGCCTCAACCGGCTTAGATTTTCAGCGTGGCACACATAATAATGTGGTTAAAGGCAGTCTCTTTAAAGATATTGGCGGTACGGCGGTACTTGACGGCGTATATTCTGACGAAGCACAGGAAGTGCATTTGCCCTATAACCCAGGCGATAAACGGGAGATCTGCACCTATGATACCGTCACCAACAATTTAATCACCGACGCTACCAACGAAGATTGGGGCTGTGTGGGCATTGGCGCGGGTTATGTTAAAGGCATCAGCATAACCCACAACGAGGTTTGCGACATAAACTATACCGGCATAAGCATGGGCTGGGGCTGGACCAAAACCGTTAACGCCATGAGTGATAATCGCATCGCGGCTAATAAAATTCATCACTACGCCCGCAATATGTATGATGTGGCGGCTATCTATACGCTATCTGCGCAGCCCGGTTCGGTTATCAGTGATAACTATGTGGATAGCATTTATAAAGCCCCTTACGCGCATGATCCGCAGCATTGGTTTTACCTGTACACTGATGAGGGATCGTCATACATCACCCTAAAAAATAACTGGTGCCCGGCAGATAAATTTTTGAAAAATGCCAATGGCCCCGGCAATGTCTGGGAAAATAATGGTCCGCAGGTTGATGCTGCCATAAAGAATGCCGCGGGGCTGGAAGTACCTTATAGATATCTGCTTAAATACAAATCGATAAACAGGGACAATTGGCCCATTAATTATAAAACAGAATGAGGCAGTTGAGAAAATATTTATTGTTCACGATGTCCTTTGGAGCTTGCCTTACATCGATTTTAAGCGCTTGTGATCTTCCTCTTCCCAAAAAGGCCAGCCAACCAAAGGCTGTAGTTAAGGTAAAACCACGCTTGATTGTGCGCCCGGCTGTTATTGAAATTATTACACATGATAAGGCCCACTTTGACTATGACGGGTTGTTCGATATCGGCAAAAGTGTAGACGGTGATATTGACGACATTCGCCAATGGAAAAATCATTTTACCATTTACCTCCACATCCCAAATCCCGAAAGTGTACTTAAGGAAATAAAGAAATCATATCCGCAGGATTCGATCAAATACTACGAAAAACCTTTCTACGCATTTAACCGGAAAATGTGCGCGGATACCATTAGGGCCAAACAATGGGAAAATATAGTCATGACCGCTAACCTGGTTAACGATCCTAAGCTTCAGCAGGAATATTTAAACTACCATGCTACACAGTTTAAGAACTGGCCGGAGGTAGCAAAAGGCTTTTGCAATGCTAATTTTCAGCAACTGCTTGTGTTTAAAAACGGCAGGCAGTTAATGCTGGTCATCAGCATTCCCAAAGGAGAAACCCTGGACAAACTGAACCCTAAAACCACCGAAAATAACCCAAGAGTAAACGAATGGAACCGCCTGATGAAAAAATACCAGGAAGGTATCCCCGGTACAAAGCTGGGCGAGGTTTGGGTTGGATTTAAACCTGTTCATACTAACTAAAGCATCAGCAATAAGATATAACATGAAAATAGGAATATTAGGATTAGGCGAAGGGCGCAGCACCATGTCGGCAGTAT includes:
- a CDS encoding acetylxylan esterase translates to MKKLIYILVTCFIAMSFVAHAQQTTDAMYRKTLKEVLDEVQDKYHVKIKYTAAQVDGKWVNYAQWRFRPNVDTTLANILTPLDLKVNKEAPGRYKLKEYEYFRWAISDGWKELDRIAAQYHDRDTWEQRKAILKPELYKALELSPLPAKPASKPIITSKRTFDGYTVENIAIEILPGLYINGSLYKPLKIKGKIPVILSPDGHWEHQRYRADCQIRCASLARMGAMAYSYDLFAWGESLLQFKDEDHRRSLAQTIQALGAIRILDYVLSLKETDSERVGISGGSGGGSHTVLMTALDDRIKLSAPVVSVSSYFYGGCPCESGMPIHQCGNGTDNVELAAMAAPRPQLLISDGQDWTANMPEHDFPYLQKMYGYYGVADKVENVHLPNEGHDFGPSKRAALYAFVAKNFRLDLNKIKDGSGNFDDKKVTIQKEPAMYVFGDKGENLPANAIKGFDQLEKVFAQSIKK
- a CDS encoding sugar phosphate isomerase/epimerase family protein; translation: MKYRLISGFWIGLMVCAFDLPSVAQTTSKQRYKVAVVDLMILKRQKPGAFQLAKDIGADGVEVDMGGLGDRETFDNQLANDSIRKVFLSKAKELNLEIPSIGMTGFFAQSFAERPTAIKAVTDGVKTMKQMGVKVGFLPMGVKGDLVKFPELRPNIVSRLKEVGKIAEKAGVVIGIETALDAKGELQLLKDIGSPAIKSYFNFENAIRNGRDLDKELKILGKTNIIQIHCTNDDGVWLQNDPKINMEHVKATLDKMGWSGWLVIERSRDAKDPHNVKWNFSANTTYVKSIFQAN
- a CDS encoding L-rhamnose mutarotase; this translates as MRQLRKYLLFTMSFGACLTSILSACDLPLPKKASQPKAVVKVKPRLIVRPAVIEIITHDKAHFDYDGLFDIGKSVDGDIDDIRQWKNHFTIYLHIPNPESVLKEIKKSYPQDSIKYYEKPFYAFNRKMCADTIRAKQWENIVMTANLVNDPKLQQEYLNYHATQFKNWPEVAKGFCNANFQQLLVFKNGRQLMLVISIPKGETLDKLNPKTTENNPRVNEWNRLMKKYQEGIPGTKLGEVWVGFKPVHTN